One window of the Candidatus Tisiphia endosymbiont of Sialis lutaria genome contains the following:
- a CDS encoding type II toxin-antitoxin system RelE family toxin, producing the protein MYNLLYSDQVIHKDISKLPTLVKSLIKITIEKKLLSDPIKFGKPLKHSLKGCRSLRIGDYRVIYQIIDTTIKILIIQHRKDCYNH; encoded by the coding sequence ATGTATAATCTTCTTTATTCAGATCAAGTTATACACAAAGATATCTCTAAGCTTCCTACACTAGTAAAATCTTTAATAAAAATAACCATTGAAAAAAAGCTATTATCTGATCCAATAAAATTTGGCAAACCTTTAAAACATAGCCTCAAAGGTTGTCGCTCCCTCAGGATTGGTGATTATAGAGTGATTTATCAAATAATAGATACGACAATTAAGATATTAATAATTCAACACCGCAAAGATTGCTATAATCATTAG
- the ctaD gene encoding cytochrome c oxidase subunit I: MNQTTDHHQTPKGIKRWIFSTNHKDIGIMYIIFAIFAGIVGGLFSVIFRLELAMPGGHILGANYQLYNVLITAHAIIMVFFMIMPALFGGFGNYFVPILIGAPDMAFPRLNNISFWLLVPAFMLLMLSAFVDGGAGTGWTLYPPLSTLVGHPGAAVDMAILSLHITGLSSILGSINMIVTIFNMRTDGMGLFEMPLFIWSILVTAFLLILAIPVLGGAITMLLTDRNFGTTFFKPEGGGDPVLFQHLFWFFGHPEVYIVILPGFGIVSQVLSTFSRKPIFGYLGMVIAMVIIGFVGFIVWAHHMFTVGLSYNTLIYFTAGTMIIAVPTGIKIFSWIATMWGGSITFETPMLFSIGFILLFTIGGVTGIILSNSAIDRILHDTYYVVAHFHYTMSLGALFTAFAGFYYWFGKMSGRQYPEMMGKIHFWITFIGVNLTFFPQHFLGLAGMPRRIPDYPDAFAGWNMVSSIGAVISFIAALYFVFIVIYTLKYGKKCPNNPWGDGANTLEWTVSSPPPFHTFDV, translated from the coding sequence ATGAATCAAACAACAGATCATCACCAAACCCCTAAAGGTATAAAAAGATGGATTTTCTCTACCAATCACAAAGATATTGGCATAATGTATATTATATTTGCCATATTTGCTGGGATTGTTGGAGGGTTATTTTCTGTTATTTTTAGACTAGAATTAGCAATGCCTGGTGGGCATATATTAGGGGCAAATTACCAACTATATAATGTATTAATTACTGCTCATGCGATAATTATGGTATTTTTCATGATTATGCCAGCTTTATTTGGTGGGTTTGGTAATTATTTTGTACCAATTTTAATAGGTGCACCGGATATGGCTTTTCCAAGGCTAAATAATATAAGTTTTTGGCTGCTTGTTCCTGCTTTTATGTTATTAATGCTTTCGGCTTTTGTTGATGGTGGTGCAGGTACTGGCTGGACGCTTTACCCCCCTCTAAGTACTCTAGTGGGACATCCTGGGGCAGCAGTCGATATGGCTATTTTAAGTTTACATATTACAGGGCTTTCTTCTATTCTTGGTTCAATCAATATGATTGTTACTATCTTTAATATGAGAACCGATGGTATGGGGTTATTTGAAATGCCTCTATTTATTTGGTCAATTCTGGTTACTGCCTTCTTGCTGATACTAGCAATTCCAGTATTAGGTGGTGCAATAACCATGTTATTGACTGATCGAAACTTTGGTACTACTTTCTTTAAACCTGAAGGGGGCGGAGATCCAGTATTATTTCAGCATTTATTTTGGTTTTTTGGTCATCCAGAAGTATATATCGTAATATTGCCAGGGTTTGGGATAGTTAGTCAGGTTCTTTCTACTTTCTCTCGTAAGCCGATATTTGGTTATTTAGGTATGGTGATAGCTATGGTAATTATAGGGTTTGTCGGTTTTATAGTTTGGGCTCATCATATGTTTACTGTTGGTCTTTCATACAATACATTAATCTATTTTACCGCTGGTACAATGATTATCGCGGTGCCTACTGGTATTAAAATATTTAGCTGGATTGCCACAATGTGGGGAGGATCAATTACTTTTGAAACCCCTATGTTGTTTTCCATAGGGTTTATCTTGTTATTTACTATTGGTGGAGTTACCGGCATAATATTATCAAATTCGGCAATCGATAGAATTTTACATGATACATACTATGTGGTAGCACATTTTCACTACACTATGTCGCTTGGGGCTTTATTTACTGCATTTGCTGGATTCTATTATTGGTTTGGTAAAATGTCAGGAAGACAATATCCTGAAATGATGGGCAAAATTCATTTTTGGATTACGTTTATCGGCGTTAATTTGACATTTTTCCCTCAGCATTTTCTGGGATTAGCTGGGATGCCAAGAAGAATACCGGACTATCCGGATGCTTTTGCCGGCTGGAATATGGTATCATCTATCGGAGCAGTTATTTCCTTTATTGCGGCTCTTTACTTTGTATTCATTGTTATTTACACTCTGAAATATGGCAAAAAATGCCCAAATAATCCTTGGGGCGATGGGGCTAATACTCTCGAATGGACAGTATCTTCTCCTCCACCATTCCACACTTTTGACGTATAG
- a CDS encoding M23 family metallopeptidase gives MKKPAYLIALHLMFITVSLVASANDAIYISCPQGYIPSIPRDQDLKQGARFKCEKTPLLAKMKLAFPFQKNHKIKCIQGSLQMGRSHSHDAIKFALDFASLPDSSDGTVVASEDGIAYIYDKCNNPHYSNITLDDCGSGYGNHVRIVHQGIYISLYGHLSKILVKNGQVVKKYEPIGIEGMSGNAGVRHLHFSVHKPYEDINQIIANPGWTGKSIPFVFEEIKYLKTPKTLNVSSTDVICDNNDINWNDNIIMNE, from the coding sequence ATGAAAAAACCAGCATATTTAATAGCTTTGCATTTGATGTTTATTACAGTGAGCTTAGTCGCTTCAGCAAATGATGCCATTTACATATCATGTCCACAAGGATATATTCCTAGCATTCCTAGAGATCAAGACTTGAAACAAGGGGCAAGATTTAAGTGCGAGAAAACTCCATTATTGGCAAAAATGAAGTTAGCTTTTCCATTTCAAAAGAATCATAAAATAAAGTGTATACAAGGAAGTTTACAGATGGGTAGAAGCCATTCTCATGATGCAATAAAATTTGCTTTGGATTTTGCAAGTTTGCCAGATTCCTCAGATGGAACAGTGGTTGCCTCAGAAGATGGAATTGCCTATATCTATGATAAATGCAATAATCCTCATTACTCAAATATTACATTAGATGATTGTGGAAGTGGTTATGGCAACCACGTTAGGATAGTACATCAAGGTATTTATATTAGTTTGTATGGACACCTATCTAAAATATTAGTTAAAAATGGTCAAGTAGTAAAAAAATATGAGCCAATAGGTATTGAGGGTATGTCCGGAAATGCTGGTGTAAGACATTTACACTTTAGTGTGCATAAGCCATATGAAGATATAAATCAAATAATTGCTAATCCAGGATGGACTGGCAAATCTATTCCTTTTGTTTTTGAAGAGATTAAATATCTAAAGACACCAAAAACATTAAATGTATCATCTACAGATGTAATTTGCGATAATAATGATATTAATTGGAATGATAATATTATTATGAACGAATAA
- a CDS encoding CatB-related O-acetyltransferase, with protein MVHSNNHYPHIYPKHVKEIIFLKHFIHNPNIMVGDYTYYHDHRYPEHFECNNVVGYYQCKLIIGKFCTIARGTTFIADDVNHPMDGFSTYPFFIFEGWNNYTPTLNKGRSTIVGNDVWFGTNAVIMPGVTIGDGAIIGAYAVVTKDVPPYSIVAGNPSRIIKKRFSDDIINELVQIKWWNWDYDKVTRNIKLIVGADIEQLKSCK; from the coding sequence ATGGTACACTCCAACAATCACTATCCACATATTTACCCAAAACATGTTAAAGAAATTATATTTTTAAAACATTTTATTCATAATCCTAACATAATGGTAGGTGATTATACTTATTATCATGATCACCGATATCCAGAACATTTTGAATGTAATAACGTTGTAGGATATTATCAGTGTAAATTAATTATTGGTAAGTTTTGTACTATTGCTAGAGGAACTACTTTTATTGCGGATGATGTCAATCACCCAATGGATGGTTTTTCTACTTATCCATTTTTTATTTTCGAAGGTTGGAATAATTATACGCCAACTCTTAATAAAGGAAGGAGTACAATAGTTGGTAATGATGTGTGGTTTGGTACTAATGCAGTCATTATGCCGGGAGTCACAATAGGAGACGGAGCAATTATTGGAGCATATGCAGTGGTTACTAAGGATGTACCACCTTACTCTATCGTTGCAGGTAATCCTAGTAGAATTATTAAAAAAAGATTCTCCGATGATATAATTAATGAGTTAGTACAAATAAAATGGTGGAATTGGGATTATGATAAAGTTACTAGAAATATCAAGCTCATAGTAGGAGCAGATATTGAGCAACTTAAAAGTTGTAAGTAA
- the coxB gene encoding cytochrome c oxidase subunit II, with product MKKFIIDLLHKSKIVEGFLGETKPSTAVYINVHEERRRVSTTKSSTRLTYVASLILYLLFAHDCLASEPQAWQMLLQTPATHLMEELQEFHNFLLLISGGIVAFIIILLIYVCIRFNAKANPIPAKFSDNILVEIIWTIIPIVILIIIAVPSFRVARIAEDIPEIDMTVKVVGYQWYWHYIYPDHNNLEFDSCLITDENLKPGQKRLLEVDNRIIIPENTTVKFLITAGDVIHSFAVPALGIKLDAVPGRVNETWTKISKKGVYYGQCSELCGVNHGFMPIAIEVVSKEEFQDWLIAAKTKFSMKVKTNVIAMKP from the coding sequence ATGAAAAAATTTATAATAGACTTGCTGCATAAGTCAAAAATAGTTGAAGGGTTTTTAGGAGAAACGAAGCCGAGTACCGCAGTGTACATAAACGTACATGAGGAGCGAAGGCGAGTTTCGACGACAAAATCATCAACTAGATTGACTTATGTAGCAAGTCTAATTTTATATCTCTTATTTGCTCACGATTGCCTAGCATCAGAACCTCAGGCATGGCAAATGCTGTTACAGACTCCAGCCACTCATCTTATGGAAGAGCTTCAGGAGTTTCATAATTTCCTACTGCTCATATCAGGAGGAATAGTTGCTTTTATCATTATTTTATTAATTTATGTTTGCATCAGATTTAATGCCAAAGCCAATCCTATTCCAGCAAAATTTTCTGATAATATATTGGTTGAAATTATTTGGACGATAATTCCTATAGTTATTTTAATTATTATTGCTGTACCATCATTTCGTGTTGCACGTATTGCAGAAGATATTCCTGAAATAGACATGACGGTTAAAGTTGTAGGATATCAGTGGTATTGGCACTATATCTACCCTGATCATAATAATCTTGAATTTGATAGTTGTTTAATTACTGATGAAAATTTAAAACCTGGTCAAAAAAGATTATTAGAAGTTGATAATCGTATTATTATACCAGAAAATACTACCGTAAAATTTTTAATTACTGCAGGGGATGTTATACATAGTTTTGCAGTACCAGCATTAGGTATAAAGCTCGATGCTGTGCCTGGCAGAGTTAACGAAACCTGGACTAAAATTAGTAAAAAAGGTGTGTATTATGGTCAGTGTTCAGAGCTTTGTGGTGTTAATCACGGCTTTATGCCTATTGCCATTGAAGTAGTAAGCAAAGAAGAATTTCAAGATTGGTTGATTGCGGCAAAAACAAAATTTTCTATGAAAGTAAAGACAAACGTTATTGCGATGAAACCATGA
- a CDS encoding YebC/PmpR family DNA-binding transcriptional regulator has translation MAGHSKFKNIQHRKGAQDKKRAKIFTKLVREIITAAKLGADISNNPRLRSSIAAARSQNLPKDRIDKAISAASDSNNNENYTEIRYEGFAPGGIAIIIEALTDNKNRTAAEIRAAFSKFGGNLGETGSVSYMFDHLGVIQYPANLATTEAMFESSLEAGAKDMISEEDTYLIYTDIENFVQALEFLTSKYGHPEESYIGWVPKNTIIIEENDKAEKLLKLVDILEESDDVQKVFGNYELSDAIYETMKDV, from the coding sequence ATGGCAGGTCATTCAAAATTTAAAAATATCCAGCATCGAAAAGGTGCACAAGATAAAAAAAGGGCAAAAATTTTTACTAAGTTAGTTAGAGAAATTATTACTGCTGCTAAATTAGGGGCTGATATAAGTAATAATCCACGGTTGCGGAGTAGCATAGCTGCCGCTCGGAGTCAAAATTTGCCAAAGGATCGAATAGATAAGGCAATAAGTGCGGCAAGTGATTCGAATAACAACGAAAATTATACCGAAATTAGATATGAGGGCTTTGCTCCCGGTGGAATTGCAATAATAATAGAGGCTTTAACTGATAATAAAAATCGTACGGCTGCAGAAATTAGGGCGGCTTTTAGCAAATTTGGTGGCAATTTAGGTGAAACGGGCAGTGTCAGCTATATGTTTGATCATCTCGGAGTAATACAATATCCAGCAAATTTAGCAACAACCGAGGCTATGTTTGAAAGTAGCCTAGAGGCTGGAGCAAAAGATATGATTTCTGAAGAAGATACATATTTAATCTATACAGATATTGAGAACTTTGTGCAAGCTCTTGAATTTCTGACCAGTAAATATGGACATCCTGAAGAATCTTACATAGGTTGGGTGCCTAAAAATACCATAATTATAGAAGAGAATGATAAAGCCGAGAAGTTGTTAAAATTAGTAGATATTTTAGAAGAAAGTGATGATGTGCAAAAAGTTTTTGGTAATTATGAATTATCTGATGCAATTTATGAAACTATGAAGGACGTTTAA
- a CDS encoding sugar phosphate nucleotidyltransferase produces the protein MDCQVIVLAAGNGRRMESTLPKVMHKVGGKSMLDRVITNAQQVSNEVILVHSWQLEKHIACYKDSCKFVLQPEPLGTAHAVYSALDLIDDNKIVAVLYGDNPLITPEIINDLLKHLVSTNSAITTLCFERDNPGQYGRIVTDKLGNFLKIVEFKQATSEELAITTCNSGIMAFANGVLKKYLPTIFFKNPDKSKELYLTELVKIVKDNGEKVSYLLSANHDIVVGVNTKQELEEANRTIAKLAGI, from the coding sequence ATGGATTGCCAAGTTATTGTTCTAGCTGCAGGTAATGGTAGAAGAATGGAATCTACCTTACCAAAAGTAATGCATAAAGTTGGTGGTAAATCGATGCTTGATAGGGTAATAACCAATGCCCAACAAGTTAGCAATGAAGTTATTTTAGTCCACTCCTGGCAATTAGAAAAACATATTGCTTGTTATAAAGATAGTTGTAAATTTGTTTTACAACCAGAACCCCTTGGTACTGCTCATGCGGTATATAGTGCTTTGGACTTAATTGATGACAATAAAATTGTAGCCGTACTTTATGGAGATAATCCTTTAATTACGCCAGAGATTATTAATGATTTACTAAAACATCTAGTTTCGACAAATTCTGCCATAACAACCTTGTGCTTTGAGCGAGATAATCCTGGGCAATATGGGCGAATAGTTACTGATAAACTAGGAAATTTTTTGAAAATTGTTGAATTTAAACAAGCAACGAGTGAAGAACTAGCTATAACAACTTGTAATTCTGGTATTATGGCTTTTGCCAATGGTGTGTTAAAAAAATATTTACCTACTATTTTTTTTAAGAATCCTGATAAATCAAAAGAGTTGTATTTAACGGAACTGGTAAAAATCGTTAAGGATAATGGCGAAAAAGTATCGTATTTGCTATCCGCCAACCACGACATAGTGGTCGGAGTAAATACTAAACAAGAGCTAGAAGAAGCTAATAGAACTATTGCTAAGTTAGCAGGGATATAG
- a CDS encoding dienelactone hydrolase family protein: protein MTKNEILSYPEVKSLDSQCKKLVVLLHGLGSDGNDLIGLAPLMSREFPDCHFIAPHGVEKFDSAPYGRQWFSLNNRNPDYVRELVAKNTGLVTDIIQKKQAELNLTNKDTILIGFSQGTMMGLYLNFIQKEPFDSMVGFSGRLIAPQECINKTTPVCVIHGELDDVVDVSSMDETVEYLEKYDIPYSKYKIPNLTHSIDDRGIQFAIKFIKIGYYID, encoded by the coding sequence ATGACTAAAAATGAAATATTATCCTATCCGGAAGTAAAAAGTTTGGACAGCCAATGTAAAAAACTTGTGGTATTGTTACATGGGCTTGGTTCAGATGGAAATGATTTAATAGGATTGGCTCCCTTGATGTCTAGGGAATTCCCCGATTGTCACTTTATTGCCCCACATGGCGTTGAAAAATTTGATAGTGCACCTTATGGTCGACAATGGTTTAGTTTAAATAACCGTAACCCTGATTATGTTAGGGAATTAGTTGCTAAAAATACTGGCTTAGTTACTGACATAATCCAAAAGAAACAAGCAGAATTAAATTTAACTAATAAAGATACTATCCTAATTGGCTTTTCGCAAGGTACCATGATGGGGTTATATTTGAATTTTATACAAAAAGAACCTTTTGATTCTATGGTAGGGTTTTCTGGCAGATTAATTGCCCCACAAGAATGTATCAATAAAACTACACCAGTTTGCGTGATACATGGCGAATTAGACGATGTGGTTGATGTAAGTAGTATGGATGAAACAGTAGAATATCTAGAGAAATATGATATTCCTTATAGTAAATACAAAATACCAAATCTTACACATTCTATTGATGATAGGGGGATACAGTTTGCCATTAAGTTTATCAAAATAGGTTATTACATAGACTGA